The genomic region TCATCGGCCTGACCGAGAAGATGTCGCTCATCTGGTTGGGTGCAGAGCTGAGTGACATGTCTCGGGCAGCCGCGTTCGTCCTGATGATTCTCATCCTGCTCTACCGCCCGCAGGGACTGTTCTCCGGGAGGTCGACCGCATGAGCGACGACAATCCACATCCGGACGCCATGACGACCGAGCAGGCCGCAGAGGCCGAGGAGAACCGCGAAGCCGGCAACATCTTCGACAAGCACTTCGACTCCGACCTGACGATGGTCGTGTCGACGGTCGTCGCACTGTACGCCGTCTTCATCTTCTTCGGCATCCTGCTCGGCAACGACATCAACGGGCAGTTCAACGCGCTCCAGCAGCTGACGTTCCTCATCACGGTGTACGTCATGCTCTCGCTGGCGCTGAACCTGCACTGGGGCTACACTGGCCTGTTCAACATCGGTATCGCGGGCTTCATGGCCGTCGGCGCGTACACGTTCGCCATCGCCACGGCGTCGCCGACGCCGGCGAACGCGTCCGACATCCCCGGCCTCGGCCTGCCGTTCTTCGTCGGTATCATCCTGGCACTCGCCGTGTCGGGACTCGTCGGATTCATCGCCGCGCTCCCGGCGCTGCGACTCCGCGCCGACTACCTCGCCATCGTGACCATCGCACTCTCCGAGATCATCCGCTTCGGACTCAAGTCCAAGGCGCTCTCGCAGTTCAGCATCCTCGGTATCGAGATGGGGACCGGTGGTGCTGGTGGCATCAGTGTCGACAAGCCACCGTCCCGCGTGCTCATCACTGACGGCATCGGGGCCATCCCCGGACTGAGTGCCCTGGTGGACGCGTTCATCTCCATCGGGACGTCCATCGGCGTCAACCGCTCCGTGATGGTCTCCATGCTGTACACGGGTGTGCTCATCCTCGTCGCGGCCGGCTTCTACTGGCTGCTCGTCCGCATCGGCTTCTCGCCGTTCGGCCGGGTCCTGAAGGCCATCCGTGAGGACGAGGACGTCGCGAACGCGCTCGGCAAGGACACGGCCAACTTCAAGATCAAGGCGTTCGTCGTCGGCTGCGCCCTCATGGGGCTCGTCGGCGTCCTCTGGTGGGCAAACGCCGGCTTCATCAACACGGAGCCGTTCAAGCCGAAGACGACGTTCTTCATCTGGATCGCGCTCATCATCGGTGGCTCCGGGTCGACGACCGGCTCGGTCATGGGCGGTGTCTTGTTCATCGGGACGCTGTACCAGGGTCCCATCACCTTCGTCGGCATCGTCAAGGAGGCGTTCGGCATCCAGGGCAGCGGCCCCGGGACCATCGTCGATGCCTTCGCACTCGTCCTGCAGGGACAGGTGATGCCCCTGTTCGAGTACATCATGGCGAACATCGAACCACTCCGGCTGGTACTGATGGGGGCCGTCCTCATCTGGTTCATGCAGAACAAGCCGGACGGCTTACTGGGTGACCGCAAGGAGCTGGCGACATCGCTGGACCCGCGGAAGGTCACCCGCCCGCCGTCCAAGGCAGCCGCTACGGACGGTGGCGTCGACGGAGGTGAAGACAATGAGTGAGACCGAACCACCGGCCGACCAGAAGAGTCTCGGCCTCGACAAGGACATCGGCGACGACTTCGCCGACCTGCCGCTTCGCATCGACGGACTACAGAAGTCCTTCGGCGGGATTAACGCCGTCAACGGCGCAACGTTCGACGTCGAGAAAGGCACCCTGACGGGCCTCATCGGCCCGAACGGTGCCGGGAAGTCGACGACGTTCAACCTCATCACGGGGTTCATCGAACCCGACGACGGGACGGTCACGTTCAACGGCGAGGACGTCACGGGCGTCGCGCCCCACGAACTCGCGGACCGCGGGCTGGTCCGGACCTTCCAGATCGCCCGCGAGCTCTCGGACATGACCGTCCTCGAGAACATGATGCTCGGCCCGCAACACCAGTACGGTGAGGAGATGTGGCGGTCCGTCTTCCGGCGCAGCGAGACCATGCAACACGAGGAGGCGGTCCTCGAGCGTGCCTGGGAGATGCTCGACTTCTTCGAGATCGAGCACCTCGCCAACGAGTACGCGGGCAACCTCTCCGGCGGCCAGCGCAAGCTGCTCGAGATGGCGCGTGCGCTGATGACCGACCCGGACATGCTCCTGCTCGACGAGCCGTTCGCCGGGGTCAACCCCTCTCTCGAGAACCGGCTGTTGACACACATCCACGAGCTGCGCGAGCAGGGCTACACGTTCCTGCTCGTCGAACACGACATGGACCTCATCATGGAGAACTGCCGGCGGGTCATCGTGCTCCACCAGGGGCGCGTGCTCGCCGACGGGACGCCCGACGAGATCCGCTCGAACGAGCAGGTCATCGAGGCCTACCTCGGAGGTGACGTCTGATGTCGAAGCTACTGAACGTCGCCAACCTCGACGCGGGGTACGGCGACCTCCAGATCCTCACGGACGTGGACATGTTCGTCGAGGACGGCGAGTACGTCACCATCGTCGGCCCGAACGGGGCCGGGAAGTCCACCGTGATGAAGTCCGTCTTCGGGCTCACCACGTACATGGGCGGTGACATCGACTTCGCGGACGAGGATATCTCCGGGCTGAACCCCGAGGAGATCATCCACCACGGACTCGGCTACGTCCCACAGAACGACAACGTGTTCGCGAACCTCACCGTCGAGGAGAACCTCGAGATGGGGGCGTACATCCTCGACGAGGTGCCACAGGACGCGATGCGGGCGGTGTACGACCGCTTCCCCATCCTCGAGGAGCGCAAGGACCAGAAGGCCGGGACGATGTCCGGCGGCCAGCAGCAGATGCTGGCGATGGGTCGTGCGCTCATGCTCGAACCCGACCTGCTCATGCTCGACGAACCGTCGGCCGGGCTCGCGCCCGACCTCGTCGACGACATGTTCGACCGCATCGACGACATCAACGACGCCGGCACGGCCATCCTCATGGTCGAGCAGAACGCCAAGGAGGCGCTTCGCCGGTGTGACCGCGGCTACGTGCTGGTGCAGGGCCAGAATCGCTACATGGACGACGGCGACGTGCTGTTGAACGACGACGACGTCCGCCAGCAGTTCCTCGGCGGCTGAGTCGGCTCCCGAATCGACGACGTTCTTTTTCGTGGTCGCTCACACACTGAGCGGGTCGCTCGCGTCTCGTGAGAGGATAGAGGCTTACGTGAACTGCTCCGGAACTTCTTCCGAACCTCTCCGGAACTGCTCCGGAACTGCTGGCCTGCCTCGGCGACTCGGGAGATGCCTCTGGGCGGGAGTAGCGTCGCGAAAAAATCGTGGAACGTTTGCTCAGGCGCTGAAGTTGATCGTGTCCGTGACCTCGATGCCGGAGTCCGAGTCGGGTGCGAACTTCCAGACGGAGTAGGTCACGGCCTTCATGTCGCCGTTGTCGTCGTAGTCGACGGCGCTGGATGCGCCGGCGTACTGCACGTCGTCGCCATCCATCGCGGCCTGGACACCCTCCGCGAGGTTGCTCGCGGTGACCTCCATGCCGCCGGGGTTGGCGACTGCCTGCATGTTGTCGCGGACGACCGAGCCCGAGTTCTCGCCACCGGCGGCGTTCGCGAGGATGAGCGTCGCGGACGCGTCGTAGGCGTGCGCGTTGAAGATACCGGGTGCGCGGCCGTACTCCTCCTCGTAGAGGTTGGCGAACGCGTCTGCGGCCGGGCCGGACGGCTGCGGTGCCGTCCCGGTGACGTTCTCCATCGGGTTCCCGATCTTCTCCTGCATGGCGGGGTCCTGGAGACCGTCCGTCACGAGGATCTGCTCCTCGGAGCCGTCGCCGGCGAAGTCGGCGTAGTAGTCCTTGAACAGCTGGACACCGGAGGCCGGGTAGCCGATGACGACCAGGAGGTCCGGGCCGTCGGTGAGTGCCTGCCGGAGCTTCGAGCTGTAGGAGGACTGCTCCTTCTCGAAGGCGACCTGCTTCTGGACCGAGCCGCCCTCGTTCTTGAACGCGTCCGCGAAGGACTGCGAGAGGAGCTGGCCGTAGTCGTTGTTGACGTACAGCGTCGCGGCCGAGGAGGCACCGATCGAGCTGGTGCCGACCTGCGCCATGACCTGACCCTGCAGCGCGTCACTCGGCGCGGTGCGGAAGATGTAGCCGTCGTCCTCGAGCGTGGTGACGCTCGGTGAGGTGGACGAGGGCGAGCAGCCGACGACCTCGTTCGGGATGAACACCTGGTTCGACACCTGGATGTTCACACCGGACGACGCCGGGCCACACACGCCGGGGTAGCCGGCGTTGACGAGCGTGTTCGCCGCGTTGATACCCGTCTGCGGCGACGTCGCGGTGTCCTCGACCTGGAAGTCGATTGTCGTCCCGAAGTCGTCGTTGTTGTTGAGCTGCTTGCCCGGGAGCGTCGCCCCGTCACGGATCGGTTGCCCGACCGAGGAGAGGTCGCCCGTAACCGGCATCAGTACACCGTACTTGATTTCACGGCTGCCGCCGCCGCCACCACCGAGACCACCGACACATCCGGCGAGTCCAGCAATACCAGCGAGACCGGCACCCTTCAGTACATCCCGTCGTTGGATATTCCGTGCCATGGTAGCGGTGTACTTACTACTGTGTTATAAATATACCTGCCCGCCGGCGGCCGTGCTAACTCAGAAAAAAGCACACCGATGTGCGAACGATTACACCTGTCGACAGTTCTGGCAGACGAGCTGCCCGTTCGCGTCGTGAAGCGAATCCGCGAGCGACCCACACAGTTCACAGACGCCCTGTGAGCCGTACTCGTCGGTGTCTCCGCCGTTCGCCGCGACGGTCGCCTCGGTCGCGGTCGTGCCCGTGACGTCGTCCAGTGAGCGGGTTTCCCGCAAGGGGCCGGTGGCGTCGATGACGTCCCGTTCGCTCAGGACGCCGAGGATATCGTCCGAATCGGTGACCAGCAGGTTGCGTATCTCCTCGCGCGACATGCGGTCTGCGGCCGCCGCGAGCGATTCGTCCGCGCCGATGGACACCACCGGTTCCGACATCAGGTGGTCGACCGTCGTGGTCTCCGGGTCGAGGTTCTCTGCGACCATCCACAGCACGTCACGCTCGGTCATGATGCCGACGGGGTCGCTCCCCCGCATCACGAGCACGCTGCCTACTCCTTCGTCGCGCATGAGCCGAACCGTACTCAGGACGGTGTCGGACTCGCTGACGCCGACGTATTCGCGCGTCGTTACGTCGCGAATCGACACGTCTCGTTCCATATGGTAATAGTTAGCACTGTGCGTATAAAATCTACCCCCGCCAACCTTATCCCTCCGCCGAGCGAACGTCTCCGGTCAGTCGAACTCGACGCTCGTGCCGTGTGCGCGACACTCTTCGAGGGCGTGCTTGGCGGCGAAGCCGGCATCGTGAGCGTGCCGACCGGTCCCCACGCCGACCTGGAGGTCGACGCCGGTCTCTTCGAGGACGTGGTCGATGGCGTCCCGGTACTCGGCCTCCCCGAGGTCGGGACAGGTCGCGATGATGTTGTCCCCGCCGACGAAGAACGAGAGCGAGTCGTGTGCCTGGCGCATGTAGCGCATCAGCGAGGCGTACGCCTGCTCGATGTGGATGAACGAGTCGAACGCGTGGTGTTCGTCGGTGTACTTGCCGGTGGCGTCGATGACGTCGAAGTGGGCGATCTGGACGTCGTCGGGCGTGCGGAACTCCTCTTCGATGACGCGACCCTTCAGAATCTCCCGGCGGGACTTGTCCTGGGCGCTGCCGGCGTCCTGCAGGAGTTCGGTGGCGTCCGCGAGCGCCTGGGCCGGGTTCGTCCCGGTCGCCACGGCGAAGCTGATGCTGACGGGGTAGCGGTTACTCACCGATTCCTGGATGAGCGCGTGGTCGTCCATGTCGAGGCCGTTCGTGACCGCGACCATGTTGTCGAAGCGCGTGAAGAAGACGTAGCCGTCGCGGTTCCCGACGAGCTGGGAGAGGTCGGCGTAGAGGCGCGACTGGAGCGTCTGGAGGTCGACCTCGCGTCGTGGCTCGGGGGTGACCGTCCACGGCCCGTAGTTGTCGATCTGGATGAGACTGACCTGCGTGTTCGTCACTGTTGGACGGTCCTAGCGAGCGCGAGCGTATAAGTGAATCTGAACCGGACGAGTGCGGTTCGTGGTTGCTTCCGGCGCTCCGGTTACGCGTGCTTGATGTTCGATTCGCCCGCCTTGGGGTGGAACTCCCAGAAACCGCCCGAGCGCATGGCTTTGCCGACGCCCTTGTGGAACGAGACCATGTCCTCGTACTCGTCGTCGGTGACGTGCTCGAAGATGTCGGCGACGCTGACGACGCGCTTGGAGTTCAGTCGAACCGGCTCGTCACCGTGCTCGGAGACGTAGTCGGCGGTCTTCAGCGGGAAATCCTCCTCCTCGTCGAGCTTCTTCGCGAGGATCGCCATCCCGTACTTGCGCATTCCCTCGCTACCCTCCTCACCGTCGGGGTCGTGGGGCCACTGGTTGCTCATACCCGGTCCTGTGGACGGAACCCGCAAAAGGATTTCTGATGTGGTCGTCGGTCACAGGGGGCGGGCGGTCGCCGTCACGCTCGCGACAGCCGCGAGCAGTCGGGCTTTATGTCGCCGCCGTGATAACCGTCGGAGCGATGGACCTCCGTCGCGTCGTCGGCTGGCCGCTGGTCACGGCGGTCGTCGCTGCGGCCTGCTTCTTCCTCGGCATCAGACTGCTGAGCACGGCGACCGGAGTGCTCGCACCCGGTATCGAGCCGGTCCTCGGGCGGGCCATCCGCGGTGACCTCTCCGCGGTCGGGACGAGCTGGCTGGTCTCCTACGCCGTGTTGAACGGGTCGGTTGTCGCAGCCGTGTCGGTGACGCTCACCCACTCCGGGCTGCTCGGCGTCTCGGAACTGTTCGCGGCTATCGTCGGGAGCCGGCTCGGGGCGTCGGGGGTCGTCATCGTCCTCGGCGTGTTCGAGTACGTCCAGAAGGAGTCCTACTCGCTGCGGGATGCGACCTCACTCGGCGTGCTCTCGGCCATCGTGACGTTCGCCCTGTTCGTCCCCGTCACCGCCGGAGGGCTCCTCGGCTACTGGCTCGGGGACCCGACCGCCGCGTTCGTCGGGGCTGTCCCGTCCTTCGGCATCGGGCAAGACGGACCCGTGACGACGGCCGTCGAAGCGCTGGTCGCTCTGCTCGGGCCACACCTTGGTGCGCTGGTCGCGGTTGCACTCCTGTTCGGGAGCTTCCGGCTGTTCGACCGGGCGCTCTCTGCGGTCGAGACCGACCGGTTCCGGGAAGCAGTTGTCCCGCTCGCCCGGCGACCCTGGGCGACGATGCTCGTCGGGTTCGTCCTCACCTCGGTGACGACGAGCGTCGCCTTCTCCGTGGGGGTGTTCGTCCCGCTGTACAACCGGGACTTCTTCGAGCGCGACGAACTCGTCCCGTACCTGCTCGGGGCGAACGTCGGGACGATGAGCGACACGTTGCTGGTGGCGGTCGTGCTCGACTCGGCGGTCGGGGTGGTCACCGTCGTGCTGGTGATGGCCACCACCGGGCTGCTGGTGGTCCTGTTCGTGGCGACGGGTGGCCGGTTCACGTCGCTCGTCGAGGCTGCTGACGAGAGGGTGCGAGGTGACCCGCGGACCTACGCCTGGTTCGTCGCTGGACTGGTACTCCTGCCCGTGCTGCTGGTGCTGGTCGGGTGAGGACCGACTCAGCCGGCACAGGAGATGCTCGTCGTGGCGACGCTCGAGCCGTTCACCGTCACCGACAGTCGGTCGAGGCGGCCCGAGCAGGTGACGACACCCCAGGCCGCGAGCCGGTCCTGTTCGCCGATTCGCACCGCGAAGACGGCGGTTCTGGCGGCTTCCACGTCGAGTGCTTGCACCGACCACTCGGGCTGGCCCGAGAAGACGAGACGGTCAACCTGGTGGTCACGGTCGGGGACCGTCACCGCGCTGGCACCCGATTCCGGGCCGTAGGTTACCGAAGTTCCGTCCTCGGGAATCGAGCGGATCTCGGTGCTGCCGTTCACGTAGGTCACCCCGAAGTCCCCCGCTGGCTCCGAGAGCAGGTAGACGTTCGCGGCGACGCTCTGGGTGCTGTTTCCGGTGACGGCGACGGTCACGTCCTGTCCGTCGGTCGAGGGCGATGGGTCGCTGGCGGTGAAGCCGAGGCAGCCGGTGGAGAGCGAGACGACGAGCAGGAGGACGAGGGCGCGAGAGACATCTCGTCGGGGCGGGATGGCGCGGCGCATGCATCCAACGAACTCCAGTGCCGGACGTATGTATCCCGTCCTTCAGCAGTCCGGGTCAGAACAGAGGCGGGTGCGAGAAGTCGGTCAGTCGTCGCCGCGGGCCGTCGCCGCGCCGTCGCCGTTCTCCCCGCCGGTCCCGAGCAGTTCGTCGCGGTGTTCGTCGAGCAGGGGTGCGCGGCCCTGGGGGCCGGTCGGGGTCTCCGAAAACTTGATGGGGCAGCCAGCGACCGTCACGTCGCGGTCTGCGCCGGGCTGTTCGACGTCGGCGAGCATCTCGCGGGCGTGGATGTGCGGGTCGTCGAAGATGTCGGCGGTGTCCTGCACCGGCGCGACCGGGACCCGGCCTTCCAGCGCGTCGACGATGTCGTCTTCGGTGTGTTCGCGGGTCCAGGCCGCGATCTCCGCCCTGAGGCTGTCGCGGTTACGCAGGCGCGAGGCCGCGTCCGGGTAGTCCGCGACGAGGTCCGGGCGGTCCATCGCGTCACACAGGGCGCGCCAGTGGCCGTCGGAGAAGGCCGCAATAACGACGTGCCCGTCGGCCGCCTCGAACGAGTTGTAGGGGAACAGCGTCGGGTGGGAGTTCCCCTGTCTGGTCAGGACCTCGTCGGTGTAGGAGTAGTAGTAGGCGGTGCGCTCGCACATCGACACCATCGCGTCGTACATCGCGGTGTCGACGTACTGGCCCTCACCCGTGCGCTCGCGGTGGTGAATCGCCCCGAGGATGCCGACCGCGTTGAGCACGGCGGTGAAGAGGTCGCCGATGCCGGGCCCGACCTTCGTCGGCGGGCCGTCCTCCTGGCCGGTTATTTCCATCACGCCGCCGAGCGCCTGCGCGATGAGGTCGAAGCTCGGCTGGCCCTGGCGGTCGGTTTCGCCCGTGCGGGGGTCACCGAAGCCGCGGATGGAGGAGTAGACGAGTTCGGGGTTGTGTTCTTTGAGCGTCTCGTACCCCAGTCCGTACTTCTCCATCGTGCCAGCGCGGTAGTTCTCGACGACCACGTCGGCTTCCTCGACGAGCGAGAGGAAGTCCTGCCGGTCGCGCTCGTCGCCGAAGTCGAGTTCGAGCGAGCGCTTACCGCGGTTCACGGACTGGAAGTAGCCGCCGTAGGCCTCCTCGTCCGGCCCCTCGCAGAACGGGGGGTTCGACCGGATGAGGTCGCCGCCGGGTCGCTCGATCTTCACCACGTCCGCGCCCATATCGGCGAGGAGCATGGTACAGTACGGCCCGGCGAGGACCTGTGTGCAATCGACGATTCGAAGGTCCGAAAGCGCACCCATGACCGTCACGTCCACGCCTCCGGGGCTAAAACCTTCCGGATAAATCATGAAGGTGTGGTTAGTGTCTCCATGTCTGTATAAGGTGTTTAGGGAATATTATCATGAAAAACCATTATCTTTAACTATCGTTCATGCAACTCACTGAATACCACATGCCCCCGACAGTCATACTCGGTGTCATCGGCTCCGACGCACACGTCGTCGGTATCACCATCCTCGACCAGGCCCTCTCCGCAGCAGGGTTCGAGGTCGAGAACCTCGGCGTCCAGACCTCCCAGGAGGACTTCGCCGCAGCCGCGAAAACTCACGACGCCGATGCTGTACTCGTCTCCTCGCTCTACGGGCACGCCGAGCAGGACTGCCAGGGCTTCCACGAGCTGCTCGCCCGCGAGGGCATCGACGCCACCACGTACATCGGTGGTAACCTCGCCGTCGGGCAGGACGACTTCGAGCAGACACGCGAGACGTTCCGCGCACTCGGCTTCGACCGCGTCTTCGACTCGGAGACGACGCCGGAAGAGGCCATCCGCGCGCTCGAACGAGACCTCACATTCACGACACGCGACCGGGAGGCCGACACGGTCCAGGCTTGAGTTAGATGTTACGCGACGAACGCATTCCATCCGACGAGTTGCGACGAATCGACGACCGAATCCGGGACGACTGGCCCACCGGCCAGGCAGTCGACTTTCAGGAGGCCATCGCCTACCACGAGTCCCTGCCCGCGCACAAGCGCTTCGCCGATGTGCTGGAGTCCGCGGACCGCCCGCTGCTCCAGCCACGCGCCGGCGTCCCCCGGATCGACGACCAGGTCCACCTGCTCCGCCACCTCCACGAGGACGGGGCTGCCGACCTGCTCCCGACGACAATCGACTCCTACACCCGTGACAACCAGTACGCGAAGGCGGAGGAGGGCCTGGAGAAGGCCCGCGAGACCGACGAGGACACCCTGAACGGGTTCCCGGCGGTCAACCACGGGGTCGAGGGCTGTCGCGAGCTCATCGAGCGCGTCGACGCGCCCATCGAGGTCCGGCACGGGACACCCGACGCCCGGCTCCTGGCCGCCGTCACCTTCGCCGGCGGCTTCCAGAGCTTCGAGGGCGGCCCCATCTCGTACAACATCCCGTACACCAAGGAGGCCGGCCTCGCCGAGACCATCGAGCACTGGCAGTACGTCGACCGCCTGGCGGGCGCGTACACCGAGCGCGGGGTCACCATCAACCGCGAGCCGTTCGGGCCCCTGACCGGGACACTCGTCCCGCCGAGCATCGCCATCGCCATCGGACTGGTCGAAGGCAAGCTCGCGGCGACCCAGGGCGTCAAGAGCCTCACATTGGGCTACGGTCAGGTCGGCAACGTCGTCCAGGACGTCGCCGCCCTGCGTGCCCTGCGCAAGCTCGGGAACGAGTACCTGCCCGACGACGTGACGGTCACGACCGTCTTCCACGAGTGGATGGGTGGCTTCCCGCCGGACGAGGCCCGCGCCAACGGCGTCATCGGCCTCGGCGGGACCACGGCCGCCATCGCGCAGCCGGACAAGGTCATCACGAAGTCACCCCAGGAGTTCCAGGGCGTCCCGACCAAGGAGGCCAACGCGGCCGGCCTTCGCACCACTCGCCAGCTCATCGACATGGTCGTCGAGCAGGACCTCGTCCTCGACGGGGTCGACGAGGAACAGGACCTCATCGAGCGCGAGACCTGGTCGCTCATGGAGTCCATCGAGGAACACGGCGACGGCGACGTCGCCCGGGGCACCGTCGAGGCGTTCTCGACGGGTGCGCTGGACGTTCCCTTCGCCCCCAGCGACGCGGCCGATAGCGCGGTCCTCCCGGCCCGCGACGACGACGGCCGAGTCAGAATCTTCGAGTGGGGTAATCTCGCCATCGAGGACGACATCAAGGAGATCCACGCGGCCCGGCTCGACACGAGAGCCGAGACCGAGGGCAGACAGCAGTCGTTCCGGATGGTCGCCGACGACGTCGACGCCATCAGCGACGGGAAGCTCATCGGACGGCCGACGGGCGGGAAGCGTCGCAACGGCGGCGGGCCGAACGGAGGTGAGACCCGTGCGGATTGAACGGGTTCGCGCGATTCCGGCGGTCTCGGGGTTCTTCTTCGACGACCAGCGCGCCATCAAGCAGGGCGCGGAACACGACGGCTTCGCCTACACCGGCGAGCCCGTGACGCCCGGCTTCGACGAGGTCAGAGAAGCTGGCGAGGCGCTCGTCGTCGAACTCGAACTCTCCGATGGCACCGTCGCCACCGGGGACTGCTGTGCGGTCCAGTACTCCGGGGCCGGCGGGCGCGACCCGCTGTTCCGGGCAGACAGGTACAGGAACGTCGTCGAGGGAAGCGTCGCCCGCGAGTTGCGAGGGCGCGACCCGAGCGAGTTCGGGCCCAACGCGGCTGCCATCGAGGCGCTGCCAGGGGCCGCATCCGACGGCGACCAGCTCCACACGGCAGTCAGATACGGCGTTTCGCAGGCCCTGCTGGACGCGGCGGCCCGCGTCCGCGGGGAGACGATGACCGAGGTCATGGCCGACTCCCTGGGAACCACGCCCGCGACGGAGCCGATTCCGGTCTTCGGGCAGTCGGGCGACGACCGCCGGGTGAACGCCGAGAAGATGATGATAAAGGGCGTTCCCGTCCTGCCCCACGGCCTGTTCAACTCGGTCGAGAAGCTCGGGGAATCGGGCGAGAACCTGCGCGAGTACATCGAGTGGCTCGCGACCCGGGCACCGGAACTCGGCCCCGACGACTACGACCCGACCATCCACATCGACGTGTACGGCATCATCGGCGAGGTGTTCGAGGCACCGTTCGACCGCGCCGAGGTGACCGACTACTTCGCCTCCCTCGAAGCCGCCGCCGGCCCCTTCGATTTACAGATAGAGGGGCCGATGGACGAAGGGAGCCGCGAGGCGCAGATCCACGCGATGGCCGAACTTCGCGATGGGCTCCGCGACGCCGGAGTCGGCGTCGACATCGTCGCCGACGAGTGGTGCA from Haloarchaeobius sp. HME9146 harbors:
- a CDS encoding methylaspartate mutase subunit E produces the protein MLRDERIPSDELRRIDDRIRDDWPTGQAVDFQEAIAYHESLPAHKRFADVLESADRPLLQPRAGVPRIDDQVHLLRHLHEDGAADLLPTTIDSYTRDNQYAKAEEGLEKARETDEDTLNGFPAVNHGVEGCRELIERVDAPIEVRHGTPDARLLAAVTFAGGFQSFEGGPISYNIPYTKEAGLAETIEHWQYVDRLAGAYTERGVTINREPFGPLTGTLVPPSIAIAIGLVEGKLAATQGVKSLTLGYGQVGNVVQDVAALRALRKLGNEYLPDDVTVTTVFHEWMGGFPPDEARANGVIGLGGTTAAIAQPDKVITKSPQEFQGVPTKEANAAGLRTTRQLIDMVVEQDLVLDGVDEEQDLIERETWSLMESIEEHGDGDVARGTVEAFSTGALDVPFAPSDAADSAVLPARDDDGRVRIFEWGNLAIEDDIKEIHAARLDTRAETEGRQQSFRMVADDVDAISDGKLIGRPTGGKRRNGGGPNGGETRAD
- a CDS encoding methylaspartate ammonia-lyase codes for the protein MRIERVRAIPAVSGFFFDDQRAIKQGAEHDGFAYTGEPVTPGFDEVREAGEALVVELELSDGTVATGDCCAVQYSGAGGRDPLFRADRYRNVVEGSVARELRGRDPSEFGPNAAAIEALPGAASDGDQLHTAVRYGVSQALLDAAARVRGETMTEVMADSLGTTPATEPIPVFGQSGDDRRVNAEKMMIKGVPVLPHGLFNSVEKLGESGENLREYIEWLATRAPELGPDDYDPTIHIDVYGIIGEVFEAPFDRAEVTDYFASLEAAAGPFDLQIEGPMDEGSREAQIHAMAELRDGLRDAGVGVDIVADEWCNTFDDVRAFVDAGAADLVQVKTPDLGGIQRSGQAVRYCEGTDTRAYLGGTCNETVTSARACAHVALATDAAQTLAKPGMGFDEGFMVVTNEMRRALARMQPAPEAPADD